The following DNA comes from Miscanthus floridulus cultivar M001 chromosome 5, ASM1932011v1, whole genome shotgun sequence.
GTGGAGATTGTTGGTGAGCTGGAGGAAATTGTTTTTACATTGGATAGATCAGAGAAGGAAGCTGGTGATGAGCTGATCAATTTGCTCCAGAGAAACAATAAAACAAATGGCTCCAGTGATAGTGGGGAGCTTGAGGTCTTCCATTTGTCTGCTCTTAAATTGGGAATTACATCTTCTAGGGCAGCACTCACCGAGAGAAGAGCCCTGAAGAAGCTAATTGAGAAGGCTCGTTCTGATGAAGACAAGCGGAAGGAGCTTGTTGTGTCATACTTGTACAATCTTATGAGAAAGTACTCAAAGTTCTTCAGAAGTGAGGCTGGTGATGATACAGATTCTCAGGGATCGTCTCCATGCTCACCAACAGTATTAGGCATGGATGATATGTATGGGCCGTACAGCAATGGTCGGGCATTCAGTAGACAGCTTTCGAGCATTCAGTCGTTCAATTCGAGGTTTGGATCTTTCAATTCTAGGCTTGGATCATTCAACTGCAGACGTGGTGGTGGTCCAAGGTCTGAGAATATGTCAATCCCTCCTGAAGAGCTTAGGTGCCCTATTTCCTTACAGCTCATGTATGATCCAGTCATCATTTCATCTGGGCAGACTTATGAGCGTATTTGCATTGAGAAATGGTTCAATGATGGTCACAGCACATGTCCTAAAACACAGCAGCAACTTGCCCACCTGTCATTGACTCAAAACTACTGTGTTAAGGCCCTGATTGCCAGCTGGTGTGAGCAGAACGATTTTCCAGTTCCTGATGGTCCACCAGGAACTTTTGATGTAAATTGGAGGCTTGCTTTCTCTGACACTGAGGGTACAGGTTGTGTGTCTGTTGAAAGTTTTGATTGTAATAATGCAAAGAGTGTCAAGATTGTCCCAATGGAGAATGTTAGAAAGGAGGAGCCAGCAAACAGTGAATCGGGAATGCTGGATGACAGCTCTTGTAACAATTTCGATTTGAACGAGGGCTATGGGAACTTGCTGCTCTTGCTTCATGAAAGAAGTAACATGAACAGGCAGTGCAGGTtggtggagcagataaggtacCTTTTGAAAGATGACGAGGAAGCAAGGATCCTGCTGGGCTCAAATGGCTTTGCTGAGGCACTGGTTGAGTTCTTGAGGAATGCTGTGAATGATGGAAATGAGAAGGCACAAGAAGTTGGTGCAATGGCTCTTTTCAATCTTGCAGTCAACAATAACAGGTATTATTTCCTAGTGGTGTGGTGCTAACTGAAAATACTTATTATTACTTAAACTTAGTGAAGTATTTTTGCCTAGAAATTTTGCTTATTAAAACCCTTTCTTATTTCAGAAACAAGGGACTCCTGTTATCTGCTGGAGTCGCCGATCTACTTGAGCAGATGATATCGAATCCACGCCTATCTGGTCCTGCCACAGCACTCTACCTTAATCTTTCCTGCCTTCCTGATGCAAAGGCCGTCATCGGTTCGAGCCAGGCCGTGCCATTCCTAGTCGACCGTCTGTATAGCCAAGATGCCAGCAACACGAA
Coding sequences within:
- the LOC136450906 gene encoding U-box domain-containing protein 45-like, encoding MEAMEAEEGPFLANDAKLHAGICRAFHPSVSKLSAIFPFIEASRPRSKSGIQALCSLHVALDKAKGLLQHCADCSRLYLAITSETVLLKFEKSRSQLQESLRRTESIVTEDIGCKIVEIVGELEEIVFTLDRSEKEAGDELINLLQRNNKTNGSSDSGELEVFHLSALKLGITSSRAALTERRALKKLIEKARSDEDKRKELVVSYLYNLMRKYSKFFRSEAGDDTDSQGSSPCSPTVLGMDDMYGPYSNGRAFSRQLSSIQSFNSRFGSFNSRLGSFNCRRGGGPRSENMSIPPEELRCPISLQLMYDPVIISSGQTYERICIEKWFNDGHSTCPKTQQQLAHLSLTQNYCVKALIASWCEQNDFPVPDGPPGTFDVNWRLAFSDTEGTGCVSVESFDCNNAKSVKIVPMENVRKEEPANSESGMLDDSSCNNFDLNEGYGNLLLLLHERSNMNRQCRLVEQIRYLLKDDEEARILLGSNGFAEALVEFLRNAVNDGNEKAQEVGAMALFNLAVNNNRNKGLLLSAGVADLLEQMISNPRLSGPATALYLNLSCLPDAKAVIGSSQAVPFLVDRLYSQDASNTKDSSCKHDALYTLYNLSNHQASVPALLTAGIVDALHCLVTDSPESEGLGWTEKALAVLISLAATQAGRKEIMSTPGLVSTLATLLDTGEPTEQEQAVSCLLVMCSADDKCIAPVLQEGVVPSLVSISAAGTGRGREKAQKLLKLFREQRQRNAPPPQQQQQQQLLQSQLAEGGNGGGGGGAIVCFRESKPLCKSKSRKLGRTLSSLWKNRGFSLYQC